The following are from one region of the Paenibacillus sp. JZ16 genome:
- a CDS encoding MFS transporter: MELSQHATGKQSAKEPFPISILSLTVGAFAIGMTEFVIMGILPNVADDLNVSIASAGQLITMYALGVAVGAPILTVLTHQIPQKKLLLLLMGLFILGNGISVFAPSYAVLMGARMLTALTHGTFFGVGAVIASNLVRPDKRAGAVSVMMAGLTIANIIGVPIGTFIGQTMGWRASFAAIAVMGVLALIGILIFIPKLRQEQASSITQQITALIRPQLLLFLLIGALGNAGLFAVFTYIAPLLIKITGFAEPSVTWILILFGIGVTVGNIIGGRLADWKLLPSILGVYFATAVILTILTVTIHNPVTAVLTIVLWGAASFAVMPGMQVRVMSLAQSAPALASTATHSAGNLGNAAGAFIGGLVITHLSLTALPWVGAGLVGLAFILGAACYMYERKAVTVNA; the protein is encoded by the coding sequence ATGGAACTATCGCAGCACGCCACTGGGAAACAAAGCGCCAAAGAGCCCTTTCCCATCTCTATACTGTCTTTAACCGTTGGCGCTTTTGCTATTGGCATGACGGAATTTGTCATCATGGGAATACTCCCGAATGTTGCAGATGACCTGAATGTCAGCATTGCATCGGCCGGGCAGCTGATTACAATGTACGCCCTTGGGGTAGCCGTAGGAGCCCCTATTCTAACGGTTCTAACCCACCAAATACCGCAAAAAAAGCTGCTCCTGCTGCTCATGGGCCTATTTATTCTGGGTAACGGCATTTCGGTCTTTGCTCCGAGCTATGCCGTTCTTATGGGTGCCCGAATGCTGACCGCGCTGACGCACGGTACTTTCTTCGGCGTGGGAGCCGTCATTGCTTCGAACCTCGTGCGGCCGGACAAGCGTGCCGGGGCGGTATCCGTCATGATGGCCGGATTAACGATAGCCAATATCATCGGAGTTCCGATCGGCACCTTCATCGGCCAGACGATGGGCTGGCGCGCTTCATTCGCCGCAATTGCCGTTATGGGGGTGTTGGCATTGATCGGCATCCTGATCTTCATTCCGAAGCTACGGCAGGAACAAGCGTCAAGCATCACGCAGCAAATTACAGCCCTTATCAGGCCACAACTCCTTCTCTTCCTGCTGATTGGGGCGCTTGGCAACGCCGGCCTGTTCGCCGTCTTCACTTATATCGCGCCGCTGCTGATTAAGATCACCGGCTTTGCCGAACCGAGCGTCACCTGGATTCTGATCCTGTTCGGTATCGGCGTAACCGTCGGTAATATCATCGGCGGCAGGCTGGCCGACTGGAAGCTGCTGCCCTCCATTCTGGGTGTTTATTTTGCGACAGCTGTCATTCTGACCATCCTCACCGTGACGATCCATAACCCGGTCACCGCCGTGCTGACCATCGTGTTGTGGGGAGCTGCCTCTTTCGCCGTTATGCCGGGAATGCAGGTGCGAGTCATGAGTCTGGCCCAGTCCGCTCCCGCTCTCGCCTCTACGGCAACCCACTCTGCGGGCAATCTCGGAAATGCAGCAGGGGCCTTTATCGGAGGGTTGGTCATTACCCATCTAAGCTTAACGGCCCTGCCTTGGGTGGGCGCTGGTTTGGTGGGACTCGCCTTCATTCTGGGAGCAGCTTGTTATATGTATGAACGCAAGGCCGTAACGGTTAATGCTTAG
- the greA gene encoding transcription elongation factor GreA: MAEELILTQEGYDKLQEELDDLKYVKRKELAERIKLAISYGDLKENSEYHSAKNDQAFMETRIIILEKTLNNARIVDANQVSSKTVNVGSNVVLNDIEFAEKLEYQVVGPAEADVLNNKVSYESPLGKALMGKAVGDQVNVDAPMGIVKYELLEIKAL, encoded by the coding sequence ATGGCAGAAGAACTGATCTTGACCCAGGAGGGCTATGATAAACTCCAGGAAGAACTTGATGACCTCAAGTATGTGAAACGCAAAGAGTTAGCGGAACGGATCAAGCTCGCGATCAGCTATGGTGACTTGAAGGAGAATAGCGAGTACCATTCGGCCAAGAACGACCAGGCGTTTATGGAAACGCGCATCATCATCCTGGAAAAAACACTCAACAACGCCCGGATTGTCGACGCCAATCAAGTGAGCTCGAAAACGGTGAATGTTGGTTCGAATGTCGTTCTGAACGACATCGAGTTTGCGGAGAAGCTTGAATATCAAGTCGTAGGACCGGCAGAAGCAGACGTATTGAACAATAAAGTCTCCTATGAAAGTCCACTTGGTAAAGCGCTAATGGGCAAAGCAGTAGGCGATCAGGTCAACGTGGATGCGCCGATGGGTATCGTTAAGTACGAGCTGCTGGAGATCAAAGCTCTGTAA
- a CDS encoding mannitol-1-phosphate 5-dehydrogenase, which translates to MKAVHFGAGNIGRGFIGLLLSQAGYEVCFIDVNEELVSELKVRGEYPVTLASEGQETTIVKGITALHSASEPEAAARAVAEADLVTTAVGVNILKFIAGTIAEGLKLRLQAESAAPLHIIACENAIGGSTQLKEHVYGKLDDETKQKADQRVAFPDAAVDRIVPLQQHEDRLKVVVEPFYEWAVDRSQMFKDYIPVEGIHYVDRLEPYIERKLFTVNTGHCSAAYVGFLKGYETIQDAMKDEEVASHVRAVLEETGAALVHKHGFNPSEHGAYIDTILERFRNPALTDEVSRVGRSPIRKLSPGDRLVSPAMLAFESGLAYKSLAKSMAAALMFDVPEDPESVELQASVRDIGASDTASQYTGIAGEHPIMGELMEQYDAMKADIEAGS; encoded by the coding sequence ATGAAAGCAGTCCATTTTGGAGCAGGGAACATCGGACGCGGTTTTATAGGGCTCTTGCTGTCACAAGCCGGTTACGAGGTTTGTTTTATCGACGTGAACGAAGAGTTGGTGTCGGAGCTGAAAGTGCGCGGGGAGTATCCCGTAACCTTGGCCAGCGAAGGACAGGAGACCACGATCGTTAAAGGCATCACGGCACTCCATAGCGCCTCGGAGCCGGAAGCTGCTGCACGTGCAGTAGCGGAAGCGGATCTCGTGACAACAGCGGTAGGCGTGAACATACTGAAGTTCATCGCCGGTACCATTGCCGAGGGGCTGAAGCTCCGGCTGCAAGCGGAGTCGGCCGCCCCCCTTCATATTATTGCATGCGAGAATGCCATCGGCGGCAGCACGCAGCTGAAAGAGCACGTCTACGGGAAACTTGATGATGAGACGAAGCAGAAGGCTGATCAGCGGGTTGCTTTTCCGGATGCGGCCGTAGACCGGATTGTGCCGCTGCAGCAGCATGAGGACCGTCTGAAGGTCGTGGTGGAGCCGTTCTATGAGTGGGCGGTGGACCGCTCGCAGATGTTTAAGGACTATATCCCTGTGGAGGGCATTCACTATGTGGATCGCCTGGAGCCGTATATTGAACGGAAGCTGTTCACGGTAAATACCGGACACTGCTCAGCAGCGTACGTGGGCTTTCTTAAGGGCTACGAGACGATCCAGGACGCCATGAAGGACGAAGAGGTAGCGAGTCATGTCCGCGCGGTACTGGAGGAGACGGGAGCTGCGCTCGTGCATAAACACGGCTTTAATCCTTCCGAGCATGGAGCGTATATCGATACCATTCTGGAGCGGTTCCGCAATCCGGCGCTGACCGACGAGGTGTCCCGCGTCGGCCGCTCCCCGATCCGGAAGCTGTCCCCGGGCGACCGTCTGGTGTCGCCAGCCATGCTGGCTTTCGAAAGCGGGCTTGCGTACAAGAGCTTGGCGAAATCCATGGCAGCGGCTCTGATGTTCGATGTTCCGGAAGATCCGGAGAGTGTGGAGCTGCAAGCATCCGTCCGGGATATCGGTGCAAGCGACACGGCTTCCCAATATACCGGAATTGCCGGTGAGCATCCGATCATGGGTGAGCTGATGGAGCAGTATGATGCGATGAAGGCTGATATCGAAGCGGGTTCGTAA
- a CDS encoding PTS sugar transporter subunit IIA, which produces MSNILSKDKVVLNAKADSKSEAIRMAGNLLVQAGHVSEDYVDKMLEREEIASTYMGGGLAIPHGTKEAKGMVISTGLSIVRFPEGVDFGGDEPAFIVIGIAAAGGDHMEILTNVAMIFTDDESIEKVMNASSEEEILAIFEGGMGA; this is translated from the coding sequence ATGAGTAACATACTGTCCAAAGATAAAGTCGTACTGAACGCAAAGGCTGATAGCAAGAGCGAAGCCATCCGCATGGCGGGGAATCTGCTAGTGCAGGCAGGCCATGTATCCGAAGATTACGTAGATAAAATGCTGGAACGCGAAGAGATTGCCTCCACTTATATGGGCGGAGGACTCGCGATTCCCCACGGCACCAAAGAGGCTAAAGGCATGGTAATCTCAACGGGACTGTCCATCGTTCGCTTCCCGGAAGGGGTAGATTTCGGAGGAGATGAGCCGGCGTTTATTGTCATTGGTATCGCGGCTGCCGGTGGTGACCACATGGAGATTCTGACGAATGTGGCTATGATCTTCACGGACGATGAGAGCATTGAGAAGGTGATGAACGCTTCCAGCGAAGAGGAGATTCTGGCCATCTTCGAAGGAGGAATGGGCGCATGA
- a CDS encoding BglG family transcription antiterminator produces the protein MRLRHITARQRQILLLLMSRNEGMTAAEIAAEVGVSVRTVHREMEEIEKELQGTGVLLHKKSGTGIRLEEETPEDMAQLRKRLLTGKPADYSVEERKILMLCALLEANEPVKLFALAHSLKVTVPTISNDLDELEPWMKRFNLTLIRRRGYGIEIEGSEGVRRSAICRLVEEYLDYSDLVGDGYGNHNEPVTARLLSMIDKPVLLDVEKCLWDMNWDWTEGLSEGAYTAMLIALSVSVNRIKQGRSIETTDITAYGKSSSSVEEAQDFASRLGQILKIDIHDPEMKYIAHLFESAKDMSEISELAHTDVEMVEIAQRLIERVQGRTGIPFQEDRTLRAGLVEHIGAAMKRIREGTRIRNPLLSPIRKDYEELFGIVRRSVDDMKLDMMVPDEEIGFLVMHFGASSERLNQLGHHLKAILVCSSGLSSSRLLGTRLNKEMPQIEVLGNVSWYEAARIPKEQYDLIISTIDLPLPKDRYVRLSPLLTADDKEALLQFIQSTSLKTAAGMAASKRIEEERKVASFERLRMQAALMNEIVSLLDGFHVYHLDNRQDDLQGTLSEALTKVVERGAVRDAEKVKERLLERERMGTQLIPDTTLALFHTRSRHITWPSLTLFRLTHRAPLEDGAEAGVILLMLAPKQLPKESLEVLSEISAMLLHSELIELMERGSEEEIRSYLAEELQHFFNHRP, from the coding sequence ATGCGTCTGAGACACATCACTGCCCGCCAACGACAAATCCTTCTGCTCCTGATGAGCAGGAACGAGGGCATGACGGCTGCAGAAATAGCCGCTGAGGTCGGGGTCAGCGTCAGGACGGTTCACCGGGAAATGGAGGAGATTGAGAAGGAATTGCAGGGCACAGGCGTTCTGCTTCATAAAAAGTCGGGCACGGGCATCCGGCTGGAAGAGGAGACGCCTGAGGACATGGCTCAGCTGCGGAAACGCCTGCTTACAGGGAAGCCGGCCGATTATTCCGTGGAGGAGCGCAAAATCCTCATGCTCTGCGCCCTGCTTGAGGCGAATGAACCCGTCAAACTGTTTGCTTTGGCCCATAGTTTAAAGGTCACCGTGCCGACCATCAGTAATGACCTGGATGAGCTGGAGCCATGGATGAAGCGGTTTAACCTTACCCTAATTCGCCGGAGAGGCTATGGTATCGAGATTGAAGGATCGGAAGGCGTAAGGCGGTCGGCGATTTGTCGGCTTGTCGAGGAATATTTGGATTACTCCGATCTTGTCGGGGATGGATATGGGAATCATAACGAGCCGGTGACCGCACGTCTGCTCTCCATGATTGATAAACCAGTGCTGCTGGATGTAGAGAAATGTTTATGGGATATGAACTGGGATTGGACGGAGGGGCTTAGCGAAGGTGCATATACCGCGATGCTCATAGCGTTATCGGTTTCCGTAAACAGGATCAAGCAGGGGCGGAGCATTGAGACAACGGATATTACGGCATATGGTAAATCCTCCTCGTCGGTGGAGGAGGCACAGGATTTTGCGAGTCGTCTAGGCCAAATCTTGAAGATAGATATTCACGATCCTGAAATGAAATATATTGCTCATTTATTCGAATCAGCGAAGGACATGTCCGAGATCAGCGAACTGGCTCACACGGATGTAGAGATGGTGGAAATCGCTCAGCGTCTTATCGAACGGGTTCAGGGGCGCACAGGCATTCCGTTCCAGGAAGACCGCACGCTGCGGGCAGGTCTGGTGGAGCACATCGGGGCTGCCATGAAACGGATTCGGGAAGGGACCCGGATCCGGAATCCCTTGCTGAGCCCGATTCGGAAGGATTATGAGGAGCTGTTCGGAATCGTCCGTCGTTCAGTTGATGACATGAAGCTGGACATGATGGTCCCGGATGAAGAAATCGGGTTTCTGGTTATGCATTTCGGTGCTTCCAGCGAACGGCTGAACCAGCTGGGACATCATCTGAAGGCCATCCTGGTATGTTCCAGCGGTCTTAGCTCCTCTAGGCTTCTCGGGACCCGGCTGAATAAGGAGATGCCGCAGATTGAGGTGCTCGGCAACGTCTCGTGGTATGAAGCGGCCCGGATACCGAAGGAGCAATATGACCTTATTATTTCGACTATTGATCTTCCGCTGCCGAAGGATCGGTATGTGAGATTAAGTCCGCTGCTCACGGCGGATGATAAAGAGGCGCTGCTGCAATTTATCCAGAGCACATCCCTGAAAACGGCTGCGGGCATGGCTGCCAGTAAGCGCATCGAGGAAGAGCGTAAGGTTGCATCATTCGAGCGTCTGCGCATGCAGGCAGCCCTGATGAACGAGATTGTATCGCTACTGGATGGCTTTCATGTGTACCACCTGGATAATCGGCAGGATGATTTGCAGGGCACCTTGAGCGAAGCTTTGACTAAGGTGGTTGAGCGCGGGGCTGTTCGTGATGCGGAGAAGGTGAAGGAGCGTTTGCTTGAGCGCGAACGGATGGGTACCCAGCTCATTCCGGATACGACGCTGGCCTTGTTCCATACGCGCAGCCGCCATATTACCTGGCCGTCGCTAACCTTGTTCCGGCTGACGCATCGAGCGCCGCTGGAGGACGGGGCGGAGGCGGGTGTCATACTGCTGATGCTGGCACCGAAGCAGCTTCCGAAGGAGAGCTTGGAGGTGCTCAGTGAAATTAGCGCCATGCTGCTTCACTCCGAGCTGATTGAGCTGATGGAGCGGGGCAGCGAGGAAGAAATCCGATCCTATTTAGCAGAAGAGCTTCAGCATTTTTTCAATCACAGACCATAG
- a CDS encoding PTS mannitol transporter subunit IICB, translated as MSNETNTNASKGIRLKVQQLGRLLSGMVMPNIGAFIAWGLITALFIPTGWFPNENLGALVDPMIKYLLPLLIGYTGGQMIHGKRGAVIGAVTTVGVIVGAEIPMFLGAMIVGPLAAWVLKQFDKLIEGKIKSGFEMLVNNFSLGIIGGALTLVAYTGIGPLVQGITQALSAGVDVLVNANLLPLVNIIVEPAKVLFLNNAINHGIFSPIATEESARIGQSVLYMLESNPGPGLGILLAYWFFGRGSAKSSAPGAVVIHFLGGIHEIYFPYILMKPVLILAAIAGGVAGTFTFQILGAGLVGPASPGSIIAYFAMAPKGGLISVLAGVLVATIVSFAVAALLLKTGKKTDEEPNLEEASAKMREMKTGGMNDQVAPASAAVANLDKENVNKIVFACDAGMGSSAMGASVLRKKLQQAGVDITVVNSAVSEIPDDADIVITQKTLTERAIAKNPNAEHISIDNFLKSPRYDELVERLKD; from the coding sequence ATGTCCAACGAGACAAATACAAACGCTTCCAAAGGCATTCGCTTAAAGGTACAGCAGCTCGGCCGTCTCCTAAGCGGTATGGTGATGCCGAATATCGGTGCGTTTATTGCTTGGGGTCTGATTACGGCTCTGTTCATCCCGACCGGTTGGTTCCCGAATGAGAATCTGGGAGCGCTGGTTGACCCGATGATCAAGTACCTGCTCCCGCTCTTGATCGGTTACACGGGCGGGCAGATGATCCATGGCAAGCGCGGTGCGGTGATCGGTGCGGTTACCACGGTCGGCGTTATCGTCGGGGCGGAGATTCCGATGTTCCTCGGCGCGATGATCGTCGGTCCGCTGGCTGCATGGGTATTAAAGCAGTTCGACAAGCTGATTGAAGGCAAAATCAAATCCGGCTTCGAAATGTTGGTGAATAACTTCTCGCTCGGGATCATTGGCGGCGCGCTGACATTGGTTGCATACACCGGAATCGGGCCGCTTGTACAAGGGATTACCCAAGCGTTGTCAGCCGGTGTTGACGTATTGGTCAATGCGAATCTGCTGCCGCTGGTCAACATTATCGTTGAGCCTGCAAAAGTATTGTTCCTTAACAATGCGATCAACCACGGGATCTTCAGTCCGATCGCCACAGAGGAGTCGGCGCGGATCGGTCAGTCGGTCCTGTATATGCTGGAGTCGAATCCTGGCCCGGGACTGGGCATTCTTCTCGCCTATTGGTTCTTCGGACGCGGCTCTGCCAAGTCTTCCGCACCGGGGGCAGTTGTCATTCACTTCCTGGGCGGTATTCATGAGATCTACTTCCCGTATATTCTGATGAAGCCGGTTCTGATCTTGGCTGCCATCGCGGGTGGCGTTGCCGGAACATTCACCTTCCAGATTCTTGGTGCCGGTTTGGTGGGCCCAGCGTCGCCGGGCAGCATCATTGCTTACTTCGCCATGGCGCCTAAAGGCGGCTTGATATCGGTCCTGGCCGGTGTTCTTGTTGCAACGATTGTCTCCTTTGCTGTAGCGGCATTACTGCTCAAAACAGGCAAAAAGACCGACGAAGAGCCGAATCTTGAAGAAGCTTCCGCCAAGATGAGAGAAATGAAAACCGGCGGCATGAATGATCAGGTCGCTCCTGCTTCGGCGGCTGTAGCTAATCTGGACAAAGAGAATGTGAACAAAATCGTGTTTGCTTGCGATGCCGGCATGGGCTCCAGTGCGATGGGCGCTTCGGTATTAAGAAAGAAATTGCAGCAGGCGGGCGTCGATATTACGGTTGTGAACTCGGCGGTAAGTGAAATACCCGATGACGCGGATATCGTCATTACCCAGAAGACACTCACCGAGCGGGCCATCGCGAAGAATCCGAACGCGGAGCATATCTCCATCGACAACTTCTTGAAGAGTCCGAGATATGATGAGCTGGTGGAACGACTCAAAGACTAA
- a CDS encoding glycoside hydrolase family 9 protein, producing the protein MEVSKRQSERDEQGSMNNEHGQHNSIAVNQLGYRSQDAKVAVIAGQGGRFHIVHALNGEVVWQGHTSPAIEDVASGQTVSRGDFTAWAVPGTYRIETEYGQASMPFVIADEVYEDAHRALLKAFYYFRCGTKLDELHAGPWQHGACHLTPAIVHGDESRQVDAWGGWHDAGDYGKYVVPGAKAVADLLLAFEFNPEAFSQQLPLPESDGRMPDVLHECRYELEWMQRLQEEESGGVFHKLTTLRFPAGDVMPEDDTAPLYLSPISATATGCFAGVMAMSSRIYSPYDEAFAASCLQVAERAWTWLEAHPNMPGFRNPPDIATGEYGDGQDADERYWAAAELYRATGEARYHEAFQALARQDSFGKYELGWADMGGYGTFAYLMSEREEEPALARELMAGLLQRADELAAVSDRDGYGISLLPDQYIWGSNMVVLNHAMLLLVAGRLSGSEDYDRHVHEHIHYVFGANVTGMSYVTGYGTKPILHPHHRPSEGDGVEEPVPGLVSGGPNKGLHDDYAREHLAGKAPAASFADVMESYSTNEVAIYWNSPAVFVLSHFV; encoded by the coding sequence GTGGAAGTTTCGAAACGACAATCGGAAAGGGATGAACAGGGGAGCATGAACAATGAGCATGGACAGCATAACAGCATTGCGGTCAACCAGCTAGGCTATCGCAGCCAGGATGCCAAGGTTGCCGTCATTGCCGGTCAGGGTGGACGGTTTCATATCGTCCATGCGTTGAATGGCGAGGTGGTTTGGCAGGGCCATACATCACCCGCCATCGAGGATGTGGCCAGCGGGCAGACGGTAAGCCGGGGGGATTTCACCGCATGGGCAGTGCCCGGCACGTATCGAATTGAGACGGAATATGGGCAAGCGTCGATGCCTTTTGTCATAGCTGACGAGGTATACGAGGATGCGCATCGCGCATTGTTGAAAGCGTTTTATTATTTCCGCTGCGGGACGAAACTGGATGAGCTGCATGCCGGACCCTGGCAACACGGAGCCTGTCATCTTACGCCCGCCATCGTCCATGGAGACGAATCGCGGCAGGTGGATGCCTGGGGAGGATGGCATGATGCCGGTGACTATGGCAAGTATGTCGTTCCCGGTGCCAAAGCGGTAGCCGACCTGCTACTGGCTTTTGAGTTTAATCCAGAGGCGTTCTCGCAGCAGCTGCCACTGCCGGAAAGCGACGGCCGCATGCCGGATGTGCTTCATGAATGCCGGTATGAGCTGGAATGGATGCAGCGTTTGCAGGAGGAGGAATCGGGAGGTGTGTTCCATAAACTCACGACCCTGCGGTTTCCGGCGGGAGATGTTATGCCGGAGGACGATACGGCTCCGCTGTATCTGTCACCGATCTCTGCAACGGCAACCGGTTGTTTTGCCGGAGTCATGGCGATGTCATCGCGGATCTATTCCCCCTATGATGAAGCCTTCGCCGCAAGCTGTCTGCAGGTAGCAGAACGTGCTTGGACATGGCTGGAGGCGCATCCCAACATGCCGGGATTCCGCAATCCGCCAGATATCGCTACAGGTGAATACGGCGACGGCCAGGATGCGGATGAACGGTACTGGGCCGCGGCAGAGTTATACCGCGCAACGGGCGAGGCGCGGTACCATGAGGCTTTTCAAGCATTAGCCAGGCAGGACTCATTCGGGAAATACGAATTGGGTTGGGCGGACATGGGCGGCTATGGAACCTTCGCCTATCTGATGTCGGAGCGGGAAGAGGAGCCCGCACTGGCACGGGAACTGATGGCGGGTCTGCTTCAGCGTGCGGATGAACTTGCCGCTGTCAGTGATCGGGACGGTTATGGGATCTCGCTGCTGCCGGATCAATATATTTGGGGCAGCAATATGGTGGTATTGAATCACGCGATGCTTCTGCTGGTGGCGGGAAGACTGTCAGGTTCCGAAGATTATGATCGGCATGTTCACGAGCATATCCACTATGTGTTCGGGGCTAACGTCACGGGGATGAGTTATGTGACCGGGTATGGGACAAAGCCCATCCTGCACCCCCATCATCGTCCTTCCGAAGGCGATGGCGTGGAGGAGCCGGTGCCGGGCCTCGTCTCCGGCGGACCGAACAAGGGGCTTCACGATGACTATGCGCGTGAGCACTTGGCAGGCAAGGCGCCCGCAGCATCTTTTGCCGATGTGATGGAGAGCTATTCTACCAACGAGGTGGCCATCTATTGGAACTCGCCGGCTGTGTTCGTGTTATCTCATTTTGTATAG
- a CDS encoding FHA domain-containing protein: MMDKSSFLMVERGNPYERGDVIALTKPITVLGRKGQHFDPDIAFDNIFVSRRHAALLYRNGKFSIKDLNSKHGTFVNQERLAPHDEIPLQHGDTIVLAGDLIVLSFSILSMDETMDITPLIKQLAAVEASGGLRLNPFKQELVYGEDVYAFSEKEYKCMELLINHQGQFVSKDQLKAYVWPERSYGTDEVPDVSSEELNALIYRVRKKTRDVLDIESIRGKGYILQTQADG, from the coding sequence ATGATGGACAAATCCTCCTTTTTGATGGTGGAGCGGGGGAATCCCTACGAACGTGGGGACGTTATAGCTTTGACCAAACCCATAACGGTGCTTGGCCGCAAGGGCCAGCATTTTGATCCGGATATCGCGTTTGATAATATCTTTGTGTCCCGGCGGCATGCAGCGCTGCTGTATCGAAACGGGAAGTTCAGCATTAAGGATCTGAACAGCAAGCATGGTACCTTCGTCAATCAGGAACGGTTGGCTCCCCATGACGAAATTCCCCTCCAGCATGGAGATACCATTGTACTCGCTGGAGATCTGATCGTGTTGTCCTTCTCCATCCTCAGCATGGATGAGACGATGGACATTACACCGCTTATCAAACAGCTGGCTGCAGTCGAGGCTTCAGGCGGGCTTAGGTTGAATCCGTTCAAGCAGGAGCTGGTATACGGCGAGGATGTGTACGCTTTTTCGGAAAAAGAGTACAAATGCATGGAGCTGCTGATCAACCACCAAGGGCAGTTTGTGTCCAAGGATCAGCTCAAGGCATACGTTTGGCCCGAGCGAAGCTACGGAACGGATGAAGTGCCCGATGTGAGCTCGGAGGAGTTGAATGCACTGATTTATCGGGTCCGTAAGAAGACGAGAGACGTTCTGGACATTGAGAGCATCCGTGGAAAAGGTTATATTTTGCAGACGCAAGCCGATGGCTAA
- a CDS encoding glycerophosphodiester phosphodiesterase family protein, with product MRKLKRWKKIILFFLVLFVFLFVNNTSLFTKDRDAEPLLLAHRGLGQTFSMEGIQADTCTASRIYVPEHAYLENTIPSMKAAFEAGADIVELDIKPTKDGQFAVFHDWILECRTNVEGSVKDYTMEQLKNIDIGYGYTADQGATYPFRGKGVGLIPSLDEVLEAFPDGSFLIHIKSTDPEEGKLLAEYLSGLPMKRLSQLTVYGDDEPIQALKSQLPSLRVMSMGTLKSCLASYAGAGWSGYLPSVCRNTQLHIPEKYARYLWGWPDKFLNRMDSINTRVILVAGDGGWSEGFDSVSDLERLPEGYSGGIWTNRVDVIAPELTIKKNE from the coding sequence ATGCGAAAACTAAAAAGATGGAAGAAAATCATACTGTTTTTTCTCGTGTTGTTTGTATTTCTGTTTGTTAATAATACATCCCTGTTCACCAAAGACCGTGACGCCGAGCCGCTGCTGCTGGCGCATCGGGGGCTTGGCCAAACCTTCTCGATGGAAGGCATTCAAGCTGACACTTGCACCGCCTCCCGCATCTATGTGCCGGAGCATGCTTACCTGGAGAACACCATCCCGTCCATGAAAGCCGCATTCGAAGCAGGCGCCGATATCGTCGAGTTGGATATCAAGCCAACCAAGGACGGACAGTTCGCCGTGTTCCACGACTGGATCCTGGAATGCCGCACCAACGTGGAGGGCTCGGTCAAGGATTATACCATGGAGCAGCTAAAAAACATAGACATCGGGTATGGTTACACCGCCGATCAGGGAGCCACATATCCTTTTCGGGGAAAAGGAGTCGGGCTGATTCCGTCGTTAGACGAGGTATTAGAGGCATTTCCTGACGGTTCATTCCTGATCCATATCAAAAGCACCGACCCCGAAGAGGGAAAACTCCTGGCAGAGTATCTGTCCGGACTGCCGATGAAGCGTCTCAGCCAGCTGACCGTATATGGGGATGACGAACCGATCCAAGCATTAAAATCACAGCTCCCCTCCCTACGCGTCATGTCGATGGGCACGCTGAAGAGCTGTCTGGCATCCTACGCCGGAGCCGGCTGGAGCGGTTACCTCCCATCGGTCTGCCGCAACACCCAGCTGCATATCCCGGAGAAATACGCCCGTTACCTGTGGGGATGGCCGGATAAATTCCTGAACCGGATGGACAGCATCAATACACGGGTCATCCTCGTCGCCGGGGATGGCGGCTGGTCGGAAGGGTTCGACTCCGTATCGGATTTGGAGCGACTGCCGGAAGGCTACAGCGGCGGCATTTGGACGAATCGGGTCGACGTTATCGCCCCGGAGCTGACCATCAAGAAGAATGAATAA